The following coding sequences are from one Chloroflexota bacterium window:
- a CDS encoding transposase, which translates to MERSQGRHMSAEEKLRVVEEGRGSGATISEVCRRHQIAYTQ; encoded by the coding sequence GTGGAGAGAAGTCAAGGTAGGCACATGAGTGCTGAAGAGAAGCTGAGGGTAGTGGAGGAGGGGAGGGGGTCGGGGGCCACGATAAGCGAGGTATGCCGACGCCATCAGATTGCCTACACCCAGT